A single region of the Devosia sp. FJ2-5-3 genome encodes:
- a CDS encoding TIGR03862 family flavoprotein gives MARMAVIGGGPAGLMAAEVLAEAGHAVTVFEAMPTMGRKFLMAGKSGLNITHSEPHGALRERYSAVPQSFSAALDAFTADDLRAWCDGLGVETFVGSSGRVFPKVMKASPMLRAWLARLEALGVSLRTRHRWVGLEGETLAFDTPDGIISERFDATILALGGASWPRLGSDGAWATLLAEKGVALAPFKPANCGFEIAWSPIFVERFAGAPVKSVTATSAAGTIQGEFVITTSGVEGGLVYAHAAPLRDALLAGQSASLLLDLVPGRPAERLAADIARQPQKLSFSNRLRKGAGLDPVKAGLLREIFPGAAQMSPDQLAGALKALPIPLVRPRPIDRAISTAGGVEFAALDDNGMLREVPGLFPAGEMLDWEAPTGGYLLTACFATGRAAAHGAMTYLKG, from the coding sequence CAAATTCCTGATGGCCGGCAAATCCGGGCTCAATATCACCCATTCCGAGCCGCATGGGGCGCTGCGCGAGCGCTATAGCGCTGTTCCCCAGAGCTTTTCCGCGGCGCTCGACGCCTTCACCGCTGACGATCTGCGCGCCTGGTGCGACGGTCTTGGCGTCGAGACCTTTGTAGGTTCCTCCGGCCGTGTCTTCCCGAAAGTCATGAAGGCCTCGCCAATGTTGCGGGCCTGGCTCGCCCGGCTCGAGGCTTTGGGGGTCAGCCTCAGGACCCGCCATCGCTGGGTGGGTCTTGAGGGTGAAACGCTTGCCTTCGACACCCCTGACGGGATTATTTCAGAACGGTTCGACGCCACCATATTGGCGCTGGGCGGGGCGTCCTGGCCGCGACTGGGGTCGGATGGCGCCTGGGCCACGCTTCTGGCTGAAAAAGGCGTGGCGCTTGCCCCGTTCAAGCCCGCCAATTGCGGGTTCGAAATCGCGTGGAGCCCGATTTTCGTCGAGCGCTTTGCCGGTGCGCCGGTCAAATCGGTCACCGCCACCAGCGCCGCCGGCACCATCCAGGGTGAGTTCGTCATCACCACGAGCGGGGTCGAGGGCGGGCTCGTCTATGCCCATGCCGCGCCCCTGCGCGACGCCTTGCTGGCCGGGCAATCCGCGTCGCTGCTGCTCGATCTCGTTCCCGGCCGCCCGGCCGAGCGGCTTGCCGCCGACATCGCCCGCCAGCCGCAAAAGCTCAGCTTTTCCAATCGCCTGCGCAAGGGGGCGGGTCTGGATCCGGTCAAGGCAGGATTGCTGCGCGAAATTTTTCCCGGTGCGGCCCAGATGTCGCCAGACCAATTGGCCGGTGCCCTCAAGGCCCTGCCCATTCCGCTGGTCCGGCCACGGCCTATCGACCGCGCCATTTCGACGGCCGGGGGCGTCGAATTCGCCGCGCTCGACGACAATGGCATGTTGCGGGAGGTGCCGGGCCTGTTCCCGGCCGGCGAAATGCTCGATTGGGAAGCCCCGACAGGCGGGTATCTCCTTACTGCCTGCTTTGCCACCGGCCGCGCCGCCGCCCATGGTGCGATGACCTATCTCAAGGGCTGA